The following are encoded in a window of Onthophagus taurus isolate NC chromosome 3, IU_Otau_3.0, whole genome shotgun sequence genomic DNA:
- the LOC111421702 gene encoding uncharacterized protein: MQQIKKYIANNYIWFAVDETTDTCGRYVANLIIGVLNEDVVTEGFLISSKELTKTNSNTISRFVHDELNKIFLLEAVPNEKVLLMLSDAAAYMIKAASNINIFYYNLIHCTCLAHGLNRIAETIRLQYPMVNTLIKSGKQIFMKAPLRVQLFKETLPDIPLPPAPVLTRWGTWLNAAMYYADHFKEFQGIIFEFQSTESKSIEECQRVLKIPELAQQLAFIKSHFKFVSQCIQFLEKQQLPLVESVNIIKNFEAAANSVPGSIGQIVKEKVIQTLSKNEGFQTLYKISTILNGAEHCDFEIDPAIIPKFKYAPITSVDVERSFSTYKNILTDRRHNFSMENLEKHLVIHSFKH, translated from the coding sequence AtgcaacaaattaaaaaatatattgcaaATAACTATATATGGTTCGCAGTAGATGAAACTACTGATACGTGTGGGAGATATGTAGCCAACCTTATTATAGGAGTTTTGAATGAAGATGTTGTAACAGAgggttttttaataagttcaaaagaattaacaaaaacgaATAGCAATACGATTTCTAGATTTGTTCACGACGAGttaaacaagatttttttgcTCGAGGCAGTTCCAAATGAAAAAGTCTTATTAATGCTTTCCGACGCTGCAGCTTACATGATAAAAGCTGCGtcaaatataaacattttctattACAATTTAATACATTGCACCTGTTTAGCTCATGGACTCAACCGCATAGCTGAAACTATAAGATTGCAGTATCCGATGGTAAATACACTAATAAAAAGtggtaaacaaatatttatgaaagctCCATTGAGAGTGCAATTGTTTAAAGAGACATTGCCTGACATTCCTCTACCCCCAGCACCAGTTTTAACAAGATGGGGAACTTGGCTAAATGCTGCCATGTACTATGccgatcattttaaagaatttcaaggcataatatttgaatttcaaaGTACAGAAAGCAAATCTATTGAAGAATGTCAGAGAGTTCTAAAAATACCCGAACTTGCACAACAATtggcttttattaaaagtcattttaaatttgtaagtCAGTGTAttcaatttttagaaaaacagcAGCTACCCTTAGTAGAATCcgtaaatattataaaaaattttgaagcgGCAGCAAATAGTGTCCCAGGATCTATTGGTCAAAtagtaaaagaaaaagtgattCAAACTCTCTCAAAGAATGAAGGATTCCAGACATTGTACAAAATATCTACTATTCTAAATGGTGCAGAACATTGCGATTTTGAAATAGATCCAGCGATTAtaccaaaatttaaatatgcaCCAATAACAAGTGTAGATGTTGAACGTAGTTTTTCTACATACAAAAACATTCTAACAGACAGGAGACATAATTTTAGCATGGAAAACTTGGAGAAACATTTAGTTATTCATTCTTTTAAGCATTaa